AACGCCTGCCATGGGAAGATCAAGATATACTTGCAGTAGAATTTGCCATTAAAAATATGGATACTGTTTCTTTGCCAGTTCTTGATATTGGTGCGAATTTCAAATTGGATGACGTTGAAATAGATTCATTGTCCACAAATTATGTTGCGCTGGATAATGTGATGGGGCTTCAACCCAATCAGGAGGCACATATAATTGCGTATACGAAAATCCCGTATACTTACAAATATGCGAAAGTTAACGTGACATTATATGAGAAAGAGAAGCAGGGAGAAAGCGTATCCGATCTTCCGGTTACCGAATACTCTCTTTCCTCAAGCAAGTTCAACCTTCCGTCCATTAAAAGCGATAAATATGTAGTAACCAATATTGGAAAGAGGGCAACAGTTACCGTTCGCGACTTCAAAATTTACGACAGCCCAACGACGCGTATCGCGTATGTTGAAGTCGGAATGGAAAACAACGAAAGCAGATTGACCGATTTGCAAAAACTGACGGCATATTTAAAAACAGACCAAAACGTCTTTTTCCCGTTGACAATTACGAAAGTGGAACAAAAAGTCAGCCCTGGCGGCAGAGCGTTAATTGGTTTGTGGACTAGAATTCCGCAGAAGTTTACGCTAGGTGAACCGCATATTGTGATTGGCCAACAAGCGGGTTCTGAAAATGATCAGGCCTATATAAAAGGGAAAGAACTTGTATTGCCTGCGGAAAATAATGCCGTAACTAATGAGCTGACAGACGTCACATTATACCCGTACACGTTGTCATTGAGCAATCTAAGAGCCGATCTCAATGGTTCGAGCGGAAAAATCACGTTTAATTACAGCCTGCAAAAAGATTTTCTCTATGAAGTAGTTCCGGAAGGACATAAATTATTGATGGAAGTATCGGACGAAAAACATAAATTCTCGCAAGAATTTGAACTGGAAAAGGATTTGAAAATAGGCGATTATTCTTCTTCCATGAGCTTTAACTACGATGATACGAATGATGCCATTAAAAGCTTCGACGGCTTTAAAATCAGTCTGTACGATTCGTTTGAAGGGCATAAACGGCTGCTTGCTTCAAGAATGATTTACAAAGCCTACGGCGGCAATTGAAATTCAAATTTTACAGTGGGGAAATACAATGAAAAATTCGGTTAAAATTTTGGTTGCAACCGTACTCTTCGGCTCCGGGCTATGGCTCGGCTCCATCATCACCTCCAACGCCGACGGGCTGATTCCCGACAATCAGCCCGGATCGGTGAACGATCCGGTTGTAACGAAAAGCTACGTCGACGAAACGGTTCAAGAGCTCGTAAAAAGCGAATTGGCCAAACGTACGCAAACCGGCGGCGATTCAAGCGAAATGACTGTTATTATGTTGCAACCGGGGCAAACGCTTTATGCAGGCGCAGGAGCGGAATTTATCGTTAGACCGGGAGGCAAGGCGGTTGCCTTCAGCACAGACGGCAACGGCATTCCGGACTTGACCAGCGGCGAGGATCTTCCCAACGGCAAACTGATCGAATTCAACCATTTGCTGATATTCCCGCGAGATGGCGGCCGCGGTATAAAGCCGGCTCCTTCGGAAAAACATAATGTTTATGTCATGGTGCGCGGCAAATACTCATGGGTTGATAAGGACGGTACGGAAATCAAGCAATAAATATCCATCTTTTGACCAATCAGAAATAAATACGCACACATTACAGAAACTTTGCAGCGTGCTGTTCCATCAAATCGCCGATACTAAAGATCGTATTCCAGTTATACAAAGGAGACGATCCAAAATGGCAAAAGGGCAGAGCGGAAGAAGAAAAATGGTGCCGGAAAGCCATCAGGCGATTGACCAATGGAAATATGAAATTGCTCAGGAATTGGGGCTTCCCGTCGGCAAACAGGCGTTGGCGGCCGTACAGGAATTCGACGCCGAGTTTGCCACGGAATTGGGCGTCATACCGGCCGGCTCGATAAGCGAGGATTATTGGGGGCATATAGCCGCCAGGGATACCGGAGCGGTCGGAGGCGCAATTACGCGCCGGCTTGTCCGGCAGGCGGAACAAGCAATATTTGGATTATAAAAGCAAACTGCACTGATAATTCGGTTTTGTTTGACAGGAAACTGCAAATACGCTACATTATAAACGAAGGTTAGTCAATGCAGCCTTTTCCAAGCGGGAAAGGTTCCTTTTTTATTTGCAAGGCATATTCATAGAATAATGAAAAGCGCGGGAGGCAAAGCGAATGACGTTACAGCATGGCAGGAGATTGTTCACCTCTGAGTCCGTTACGGAGGGACATCCCGATAAAATTTGCGACCAAATATCCGATGCGGTTTTGGACGCGTTTTTGGAACAGGACCCCCACGCCAGAGTGGCATGCGAAGTATCGGTGGCGACAGGGCTTGTATTGGTGATCGGTGAAATAACCAGCAAGGCTGAATATGTCGATATCCCCAAAATCGTCCGCGAGACGATACGAAATATTGGTTATACCCGGGCAAAATTTGGATTCGACGCAAATACGTGCGCGGTCTTGACCTCATTGAATGAACAATCGCCGGATATTGCAATAGGCGTAAATACCGCACTCGAAGCAAGAGAAGGCGCGCAGCAGGGCGAAGAAAACATCGGAGCGGGAGACCAGGGTCTGATGTTCGGATATGCCGTCAACGAAACGCCCGAACTTATGCCGCTGCCGATAGCGCTGGCGCACAGATTGGCCCGCAGACTTTCCGAAGTCCGCAAAAACGGCACGCTGCCCTATTTGCGCCCGGACGGCAAAACACAAGTGACGATTGAATACGAAAATGACAAGCCGGTTCGTGTCGACACGATTGTCGTGTCCACGCAGCATCATGAAGATGCTACCCTGGAGCAGATCACCAAAGATATGAAGGAGCATGTGATTAAACCGGTAGTTCCGGAAAACTGGCTGGACGAAAAAACAAAATACTTCATCAACCCGACAGGCCGTTTCGTTGTTGGCGGACCGCAAGGCGACGCCGGATTAACCGGCCGCAAAATCATCGTGGACACATATGGCGGCTATGCCCGCCACGGCGGCGGCGCATTTTCCGGCAAAGACCCGACCAAAGTGGACCGCTCCGCGGCCTACGCGGCAAGATATGTCGCAAAAAATATCGTCGCCGCCGGACTGGCGGATAAATGCGAAATTCAGCTCGCTTATGCGATCGGCGTGGCCCAGCCCGTTTCCATCAACGTGGATACGTTTGGCACAGGCAAAGTCAGCGACGTAAAACTTTCGGAACTTATCCGCAAACATTTTGATTTGCGTCCTGCCGGAATTATCAAAATGCTTGATTTGCGCAGACCGATCTATAAACAAACCGCGGCATACGGACATTTTGGCCGAATCGACCTGGATGTCCCGTGGGAAAAAACCGACAAAGCGGATCTGCTGAAAGCGGAAGCGTTAGGCTAATTTCACCCGCGGCGGTAAAAGTGATATATTCGCTAAGCTAATTTCTTCCACGGTGGTAAAAGGGGTATTATATAAATTGCGAAGCACGCATCGTATTTCGTTAAGGCGATAGTCTTAATGGAACGCGATGCTTTTTTATTTTTTAAGAGAGGTGATATGGATGTTGGCAAAGGAATTGGCTGCATTTATGGAGCAGCATAAACGGAGGGCGGTAGGTGAAAGATTGCGAATGCTCAAAAAAGAGCGACGTGGCGAAACCCTTTTTCTGCAAAAGGTATGGTGGCCCTTGGGAATGAAGTTTGACGGAATCGTGCCGGAATACGAATTTCGCGATTTTTACGGGAGGGTTCGATTTATTGATTTTGTGTTTTATTGGCATTGTTTTCGAATCGCGATTGAAATCGACGGATTTGACACACACGTCACAAAAATGGATCGGGAGATGTTTGCCGATTCGCTGGAACGCCAGAATAGCCTAAGCTATAACGATTTTATAATTGTGAGATTTTCATATGATCAGATTTTGCATCATCCGAATAAATGCGCGGAGTTTTTAAAAGCTTTGCTAAAAAAATTGGAAAATGGTGCGGCGTGGATGAGAGGGCTGTCAGTGAGAGAGCGGGCCGTCATCCAGTTCGCCCTGAAACAGGGGGAAAACCGCTTCATGGTGCGGGATGTGATGTCCGCAATCGGATTTGGCGAAAAAACGACACGGGCGCTTTTAAAAAAACTAATGGCCGAGGGCTGGCTGATAGGGGAAGGAAAGTCGGTGCGAATTCGTTTTTATCGGTTAAATCCGGAAATCTGGAACAAAAATCAAATCCATACTGGCGGTGGATTGTAAAGGCGGATTGTAAAACGCAGTGGGCATGGCATGGTCCGCGACGCATAACGGCAAAAGTGCTGATATAGCGCCTCCTGCGAGGCGAACCGGCCTCTATAACGGCAAAAGTGCCGATATAGCACTTTACGCAAGGCGAACTGGCGCGTATAATGGCAAAAGTGCCGATATAGCGCTTCCCGCGTGGCGATCTGGCCGCTATAACGGCAAAAGTGCCGATATAGCGCTCCCCACAGAGCGATCCTGCTTGTATATCGGCAAAAATGCCGATATAGCGCCCCATTCGGAGCAAACTGACGCCTATAACGGCAAATATGCTGATATAGCGCTTCACGCGAAGCGAGCTGGCACCTATAACGGAAAAAATGCCGTTATGGCTCTTCGTGCTAGGCTCCCAAGGAGACGCCCTGCATGGTGCCCCGCAGCGGTGCACCCGATGAGCAAACCGGCAGCAGCCAAAATTTACCGAAAAAATCAGCGTAACTTTTGCTCCCTTTCTTAAGTCTAATAGGTTGGATAACAATTCCACAGAGGAATGAGAAAAGATGGATTGGGAGAGGGAGCAGAACATGTCAGCATTCGCAAAAAGATTTCGCATGGCGGCAAAAACGGCATTGCTGTCCACGCTGGCGCTCGCGACGCTATTGGGAACCGCCGATTTGCCCGCGCAAGCTGCGAGCGCCCAACCAACGCAGCAGCCCAAAATAACTGTGAAAAGCGAACAGCCCATCACGGCTGGAGCGATTTTGCGCCAAGTCGTCTGGGAATCTGCCAGAAGCGGAAAAGCGGTGCGGACGAACGCCAACATCATTGTCGTTGATTTGCAAAACCCGTATGTACAGCTTGACGTCATGACCGGCGTAAACAATCAGTTTACGAAGCGTCAAAATGTAGAAGATATGGCTGTAGAGACACATGCTGTGGCAGGCGTAAACGGGGATTATTTCAATGTCCAGGGCGAAGGTGCGCCCATTGGACCGGAAGTGCGCTCAGGAGCGCTCTGGTCGTCGCCTTCCTTTCTTGACGGCATGTACGCATTTGCGCTTACGGCGGACCGCAAGCCGGTGATCGATAGTTTCACATTTGCGGGGAGCGTTAAAGCGGCTAACGGAGAAACATACCCGTTGGCGGGCATTAACAAAGCCGTCTACTGGACCGATCCGAACAAAA
This genomic interval from Bacilli bacterium contains the following:
- the metK gene encoding methionine adenosyltransferase, which produces MTLQHGRRLFTSESVTEGHPDKICDQISDAVLDAFLEQDPHARVACEVSVATGLVLVIGEITSKAEYVDIPKIVRETIRNIGYTRAKFGFDANTCAVLTSLNEQSPDIAIGVNTALEAREGAQQGEENIGAGDQGLMFGYAVNETPELMPLPIALAHRLARRLSEVRKNGTLPYLRPDGKTQVTIEYENDKPVRVDTIVVSTQHHEDATLEQITKDMKEHVIKPVVPENWLDEKTKYFINPTGRFVVGGPQGDAGLTGRKIIVDTYGGYARHGGGAFSGKDPTKVDRSAAYAARYVAKNIVAAGLADKCEIQLAYAIGVAQPVSINVDTFGTGKVSDVKLSELIRKHFDLRPAGIIKMLDLRRPIYKQTAAYGHFGRIDLDVPWEKTDKADLLKAEALG
- a CDS encoding alpha/beta-type small acid-soluble spore protein, which translates into the protein MAKGQSGRRKMVPESHQAIDQWKYEIAQELGLPVGKQALAAVQEFDAEFATELGVIPAGSISEDYWGHIAARDTGAVGGAITRRLVRQAEQAIFGL